The genomic stretch GGGACAATGGCCGCAGCGCCTTCCCAACCGAACGTGATATTCACTACGAGGTCATCCGCGCGCAGCACAAACAATTCATCGAGTGCAATGTCTTCTGCCTCGAAATCACGTTTCAGGAAAACACCCTTGCCATGACTGCGAATGCCAGCAGCTAGAAATGCTCCTTTGGGCTTCGGAACGACGCGTGGCTCAAAGTTGACTATATCGCCAAGGTGTAATTTGCGCCACGGTTTGCCCTTAAACTCCTTGAACTGCGTCTGCCCCGTCAGCAGTTGCTGCATCAGCCCCCGCTTAAATTCCAACTTTTTCCCCAATCGGCTCTCCGTTCTGCAAATATCGTCATCCCAAAATTCCAGCAGATCCGCTATAGCAACTTGTTCTTGTCTTGGCGGCAAGGGGAGCAAAAACTTTCTTTGCAGTGAGGTTGGGTTGATGTTCGCCTGCGCCACGGCTTTCGTCGCTAACTGGCGCATGATGCGCTGGGAATGAGATGTGTTGAACAAATAGCAAACGTAACGAGGATCAACCAAGTTCCGGCGAAGTCTGAATCGCACCAAGTAAGACGCGCACACAAAATCGCCACTCTCCCTAAACAGTCCCGTTTTACCAACAAGGTCTAGGCTGTTTGTCCGATTGAAAAGCAAGTCACCGTCCTTTAAGCGCTGCTTTGCCAACACCGCTTCCGTGATAGACACACGATCAGGATTCCCCACCACCACCTGACCATCGTTAATGTTCTTCATCCCCAAAATCGGGATCGTTCCATCCGGGCTTGTTGGGGTTGAGATTCCATATTGGGAGTGTTCAACAACCTCCCCGAAAGGAAGAACACGCCACTCCGTTGGAAGTTTCATAGCCCGAGCTCCTTGAGGTATCCAGCCATCTGCTTACGCACGCGTGCCAATTCGATTTCCAAGTCATCAATATCATTCTGTACGGCTTTCAAATTGACTGGTTTCTCAGGCTCGAATGTGTCCACATAGCGCGGGATGTTCAGATTGAAATCATTCTCGTCGATTTGCTCCGGCGTGGCGCGGTAGGCGTATTTGTCCACCGTCTTAAATGCCGCGTAGGTCGCCACGATTTTCGTAATGTGGTCTTGGCTCAGTTTGTTTTGGTTTGTGTCTTCCACAAATTCCCTGCTTGCGTCGATAAACAATACGTCCTTCGTATTCTTCCCCTTGTTAAAGATCAGGATCACTGCGGGGATGCCCGTGCCGAAGAAAAGTTTTTCCGGGAGACCGATCACCGCTTCCAGAACATTTTCTTCGATGAATGCTTTGCGGATGCGTTCTTCCGCGCCACCACGGAACAGCACGCCATGCGGTGCAATAACGCCCACCTTTCCCGTGCCTTCTATCGCCGTCTCGACCATGTGGCTGATGAAGGCGTAATCGCCCTTGCTCTTGGGCGGCACACCGCGATGAAAGCGGTGAAACTTGTCGGCGTCGGCGCTGTCCGCGCCCCAATCCGCCAGCGAGAACGGCGGATTCGCCACCACGATGTCGAACTTCATCAGCGAATCCCGCTCGATGAGCTTCGGGTTGTTGATTGTGTCGCCCCACTCAATTCGCGCCGCGTCCTTGTTGTGGACGAGCATGTTCATCCGGCACAGCGCCCAGGTGCTGCCGTTCATTTCCTGCCCATAGAGCGAGAAATCGTTGTCGCCCACTTCGTCGCCCACTTGAATCAATAGCGAGCCAGAGCCGCACGTCGGGTCGCAGATGCGGCTGCCCTTTTTCGGCGCGAGCAGCTTCGCCAGCAGTTCCGAGACTTCGCCCGGCGTGTAGAACTCGCCGCCCTTCTTGCCCGCGTCGCTGGCAAAGTGCCCAATCAGATATTGGTAGGTGTTGCCAATGATATCCTGCTTGCCAACCCGCGACGGGCGCAGGTCGAGCTCTTCCACTGCGAACTTTTCCAGCAGAGACTTGAGCCGCTTGTTGCGCTCTTTCGTCTGGCCAAGGTTCGCTTCCGAGTTGAAATCAATGTTGCGGAACACGCCTTCCAACTTGGTCTTGTTCGCGTCTTCAATTTGCTCCAACGCCACATTGATAAGCTCGCCAATGTTCGCCTCAGAGCGCTTCCCATACAGGGTGTAGAAATCGCACCCATCCGGCAGGATGAAGCGTTCCCGCGCCAGCCGCCGCTTCGCGCGCTCGGCATCGCCTTTAAACTCCTTTTCGTATTCCTCCTTCTTGTCCAACCACACGTCGGACAAGTATTTCAGGAACAGTGTTACGAGGATGTAGTCTTTGTATTGGGCTGGGTCGATCGTGCCGCGAAACGTGTCGCAGGCGTTCCATGCCACTTGGTTAATCTGGTCTTGGTCAATTTGTTTCATCTGATTTTAAAATTTTAATTTTTTCGGCTGTCATGTCGGCTAAAATGCTTTGCACAAATGTGCGCCGTTTATTTTTGATTTCTTCGAGCAGT from Pedosphaera parvula Ellin514 encodes the following:
- a CDS encoding type I restriction-modification system subunit M yields the protein MKQIDQDQINQVAWNACDTFRGTIDPAQYKDYILVTLFLKYLSDVWLDKKEEYEKEFKGDAERAKRRLARERFILPDGCDFYTLYGKRSEANIGELINVALEQIEDANKTKLEGVFRNIDFNSEANLGQTKERNKRLKSLLEKFAVEELDLRPSRVGKQDIIGNTYQYLIGHFASDAGKKGGEFYTPGEVSELLAKLLAPKKGSRICDPTCGSGSLLIQVGDEVGDNDFSLYGQEMNGSTWALCRMNMLVHNKDAARIEWGDTINNPKLIERDSLMKFDIVVANPPFSLADWGADSADADKFHRFHRGVPPKSKGDYAFISHMVETAIEGTGKVGVIAPHGVLFRGGAEERIRKAFIEENVLEAVIGLPEKLFFGTGIPAVILIFNKGKNTKDVLFIDASREFVEDTNQNKLSQDHITKIVATYAAFKTVDKYAYRATPEQIDENDFNLNIPRYVDTFEPEKPVNLKAVQNDIDDLEIELARVRKQMAGYLKELGL
- a CDS encoding restriction endonuclease subunit S codes for the protein MKLPTEWRVLPFGEVVEHSQYGISTPTSPDGTIPILGMKNINDGQVVVGNPDRVSITEAVLAKQRLKDGDLLFNRTNSLDLVGKTGLFRESGDFVCASYLVRFRLRRNLVDPRYVCYLFNTSHSQRIMRQLATKAVAQANINPTSLQRKFLLPLPPRQEQVAIADLLEFWDDDICRTESRLGKKLEFKRGLMQQLLTGQTQFKEFKGKPWRKLHLGDIVNFEPRVVPKPKGAFLAAGIRSHGKGVFLKRDFEAEDIALDELFVLRADDLVVNITFGWEGAAAIVPSEADGALVSHRFPTFTFKPAVSFPGYFRHVIKQKRFVHAMGLASPGGAGRNRVLSKTEFMRIPIDLPSMAEQERIATVLNDCDREIELLQKQLDALKEQKRGLMQKLLTGEIRVKAPDKI